In the Ranitomeya imitator isolate aRanImi1 chromosome 2, aRanImi1.pri, whole genome shotgun sequence genome, gggtggaggtcggagctggaggctccattattctctatgtggagtgcggctctgcgggttgaggtcggagctggaggctccattattctctatgtggagtgcggctctgcgggtggaggtcggtgctggaggctccattattctctatgtggagtgcggctctgcgggtggaggtcggtgctggaggctccattattctctatgtggagtgcggctctgcgggtggaggtcggtgctggaggcttcattattctctgtgtggagtgcggctctgcgggtggaggtcggtgctggaggctccattattctctatgtggagtgcggctctgcgggtggaggtcggtgctggaggctccattattctctatgtgaagtgcggctctgcgggtggaggtcggtgctggaggctccattattctctatgtggagtgcggctctgcgggtggaggtcggtgctggaggctccattattctctatgtggagtgcggctctgcgggtggaggtcggtgctggaggctccattattctctatgtggagtgcggctctgtgggtggaggtcggtgctggaggccccattattctctatgtggagtgcggctctgtgggtggaggtcggtgctggaggctccattattctctatgtggagtgtggctctgtgggtggaggttggtactggaggctccattattctctatgtggagtgcggctctgcgggtggaggtcggtgctggaggctccattattctctatgtggggtgcggctctgtgggtggaggtcggtgctggaggctccattattctctatgtggagtgcggctctgcgggtggaggtcggtgctggaggctccattattctctatgtggagtgcggctctgctggtggaggtcggtgctggaggctccattattctctatgtggagtgtggctctgcgggtggaggtcggtgctggaggctccattattctctatgtggagtgtggctctgcgggtggaggtcggtgctggaggctccattattctctatgtggagtgtggctctgtgggtggaggtcggtgctggaggctccattattctctatgtggagtgtggctctgcgggtggaggtcggtgctggaggctccattattctctatgtggagtgcggctctgcgggtggaggtcggtgctggaggctccattattctctatgtggagtgcggctctgtgggtggaggtcggtgctggaggctccattattctctatgtggagtgcggctctgcgggtggaggtcggtgctggaggccccattattctctatgtggagtgcggctctgcgggtggaggtcggtgctggaggccccattattctctatgtggagtgcggctctgcgggtggaggtcggtgctggaggccccattattctctatgtggagtgcggctctgcgggtggaggtcggtgctggaggccccattattctctatgtggagtgcggctctgcgggtggaggtcggtgctggaggctccattattctctatgtggagtgtggctctgcgggtggaggtcggtgctggaggctccattattctctatgtggagtgtggctctgtggatggaggtcggagctggaggctccattattctctatgtggagtgcggctctgcgggttgaggtcggagctggaggctccattattctctatgtggagtgcggctctgcgggtggaggtcggtgctggaggctccattattctctatgtggagtgcggctctgcgggtggaggtcggtgctggaggctccattattctctatgtggagtgcggctctgcgggtggaggtcggtgctggaggccccattattctctatgtggagtgcggctctgcgggtggaggtcggtgctggaggccccattattctctatgtggagtgcggctctgcgggtggaggtcggtgctggaggccccattattctctatgtggagtgcggctctgcgggtggaggtcggtgctggaggctccattattctctatgtggagtgtggctctgcgggtggaggtcggtgctggaggctccattattctctatgtggagtgtggctctgtgggtggaggtcggagctggaggctccattattctctatgtggagtgcggctctgcgggttgaggtcggagctggaggctccattattctctatgtggagtgcggctctgcgggtggaggtcggtgctggaggctccattattctctatgtggagtgcggctctgcgggtggaggtcggtgctggaggctccattattctctatgtggagtgcggctctgcgggtggaggtcggtgctggaggcttcattattctctgtgtggagtgcggctctgcgggtggaggtcggtgctggaggctccattattctctatgtggagtgcggctctgcgggtggaggtcggtgctggaggctccattattctctatgtgaagtgcggctctgcgggtggaggtcggtgctggaggctccattattctctatgtggagtgcggctctgcgggtggaggtcggtgctggaggctccattattctctatgtggagtgcggctctgcgggtggaggtcggtgctggaggctccattattctctatgtggagtgcggctctgtgggtggaggtcggtgctggaggccccattattctctatgtggagtgcggctctgtgggtggaggtcggtgctggaggctccattattctctatgtggagtgtggctctgtgggtggaggttggtactggaggctccattattctctatgtggagtgcggctctgcgggtggaggtcggtgctggaggctccattattctctatgtggggtgcggctctgtgggtggaggtcggtgctggaggctccattattctctatgtggagtgcggctctgcgggtggaggtcggtgctggaggctccattattctctatgtggagtgcggctctgctggtggaggtcggtgctggaggctccattattctctatgtggagtgtggctctgcgggtggaggtcggtgctggaggctccattattctctatgtggagtgtggctctgcgggtggaggtcggtgctggaggctccattattctctatgtggagtgtggctctgtgggtggaggtcggtgctggaggctccattattctctatgtggagtgtggctctgcgggtggaggtcggtgctggaggctccattattctctatgtggagtgcggctctgcgggtggaggtcggtgctggaggctccattattctctatgtggagtgcggctctgtgggtggaggtcggtgctggaggctccattattctctatgtggagtgcggctctgcgggtggaggtcggtgctggaggccccattattctctatgtggagtgcggctctgcgggtggaggtcggtgctggaggccccattattctctatgtggagtgcggctctgcgggtggaggtcggtgctggaggccccattattctctatgtggagtgcggctctgcgggtggaggtcggtgctggaggccccattattctctatgtggagtgcggctctgcgggtggaggtcggtgctggaggctccattattctctatgtggagtgtggctctgcgggtggaggtcggtgctggaggctccattattctctatgtggagtgtggctctgtgggtggaggtcggagctggaggctccattattctctatgtggagtgcggctctgcgggttgaggtcggagctggaggctccattattctctatgtggagtgcggctctgcgggtggaggtcggtgctggaggctccattattctctatgtggagtgcggctctgcgggtggaggtcggtgctggaggctccattattctctatgtggagtgcggctctgcgggtggaggtcggtgctggaggcttcattattctctgtgtggagtgcggctctgcgggtggaggtcggtgctggaggctccattattctctatgtggagtgcggctctgcgggtggaggtcggtgctggaggctccattattctctatgtgaagtgcggctctgcgggtggaggtcggtgctggaggctccattattctctatgtggagtgcggctctgcgggtggaggtcggtgctggaggctccattattctctatgtggagtgcggctctgcgggtggaggtcggtgctggaggctccattattctctatgtggagtgcggctctgtgggtggaggtcggtgctggaggccccattattctctatgtggagtgcggctctgcgggtggaggttggtgctggaggctccattattctctatgtggagtgcggctctgcgggtggaggtcggtgctggaggctccattattctctatgtgaagtgcggctctgcgggtggaggtcggtgctggaggctccattattctctatgtggagtgcggctctgcgggtggaggttggtgctggaggctccattattctctatgtggagtgcggctctgcgggtggaggtcggtgctgggggctccattattctctatgtggagtgaggctctgtgggtggaggtcggtgctggaggctccattattctctatgtggagtgcggctctgcgggtggaggttggtgctggaggctccattattctctatgtggagtgcggctctgcgggtggaggtcggtgctggaggctccattattctctatgtgaagtgcggctctgcgggtggaggtcggtgctggaggctccattattctctatgtggagtgcggctctgcgggtggaggttggtgctggaggctccattattctctatgtgaagtgcggctctgcgggtggaggtcggtgctggaggctccattattctctatgtggagtgcggctctgcgggtggaggtcggtgctggaggctccattattctctatgtggagtgcggctctgcgggtggaggtcggtgctggaggctccattattctctatgtggagtgcggctctgtgggtggaggtcggtgctggaggctccattattctctatgtggagtgcggctctgcaggtggagggtccacaccagaactgtagcaggtaaagaccccaatatccacaggtgtcccttctaattggggggaaaCTATCCCCTCTAttaatcctcggacagttctgacaaacacagtatagtgcccctttatggaggtgacagaaagtctgtttagtccctttagcttcatagtatcagctctaatccaatggtgagagagcgatttaccctgaagagtcacagattgtggggttgttataaaatgttacatttagggggtttgtgttgtctccttataagaatcacaatggttttgttccttttccgctgatagatgcaaacgacccaactatgaaagGTGGGAACCAAGGAAACCTGTATTACTCTCATAGTACGaggccccacacagtataatgttgccCCATTATCCCCCACACATTGATAGTACAAGATGTCCCACACAATCTTCTTCCACCCAAACCACTAGATAATAAATcctcactaaggccggtttcacgctgcgttagcagcagcccattcagcacatacaAGCAATGAAGAGAAAAATGTGGCGCTGCACAGCCTGTGAATAAGATACTGGTAaaacacagtcacttgtgggtgtttagaCTTCAGTAGCTGGAGGTGCTCGCATGAGGAAAAACAGGCATTCCAATATAAatacaacaaagaaaaaaatgcggcagcactcaccagatggcgTGGTTCAATCCTTTATTGGAGATAAAAAATCCATAGTAGcgagttcacggctcgggggagtgcggacatagtggaagtgagcagggaaagacaacagctgtttcgcgctctaccaggGACCTGTAGAAGCGttggtagagcgcgaaacagctgttgtctttccctgctcacttccactatgtccgcactcccccgagccgtgaacacgctactatggattttttatctccaataaaggattgaaccacgccatctggtgagtgcagccgcatttttttctttgttgtatttccattcagcacatacgctaacgggctgctggaacgcaagtgccgactttggcacatcgctagctctatctgcgctagcagtgacggacccgaaaacgctgcagctcGCGTCTCCAGGTCCGtcgctcaatgacggcacatccctagcgcacgcccattgtgggcgtgcgctagtgatgtgtccAACATagcagtcaatggcggccgtaacggactacgttacaccgcgtttaacaTAGTTAgtggacgcaatgtgaacccggctttATCCCCTTTCTTGGTACCATACAGTGCCACTTTCTtggttcccacacacagtataattttttCACAGTACCTCCATGCCCAATTTTTTCGGGGGTGTTTTTCATGTAATATATTGAAGCCtgcaagaaaatgttaaaaaaaaaataaaccaacaacataatataaagaaaaaatacaaCCCTGTGCATGGAGACATTGGCCTCATATATCGCCTGTCTTGGTTCTTACAAACaatcttttctaaaagcctcaaacttctgtgtgtgaatcagacatgagatctaacgtgatagaagattagagtgcggggaagacgggaaaccttcatatagacggccggaggTGATgaagtcagtgacggactctggacaaatctgttcctagagccgtagtagaagatgaagatgtcgtcctcatcatgaagtagttatttctcctgtcacgtgtaatgaatatctcctacagtattgctaatgccgattccagtgtcggtaaatgagacgagaattagcgttatggaagatgagtctatgaggaacgtattcagctgccgactcaaagggagaaactgcttgttgtctgtggcctaaatatacacGGCTCTGGCAAATTTAAGAGACCACCGCAAAATGCTCAGTTTGttggatttttctctttataggtatatttttaagtaaaatgtaaattgttcttttattctataaactactgacaacatgtctccgaagttccaagcaataaattttgtatttattttctgaaaatgagaaatagtcaaaataacaaaaaaaaaatgcattgtttgcagaccaaataatgcaaaaaaaaaatacaagttcataatcatttagaaaccacaatactaatgttttaactcaggaagagttcagaaatcaatattttgtggaataaccatgatttttaatcacagctttcatgcgtcttggcatgatttccaccagtctttcacaatgcTTTTGGGTAACCTTATGCTACTCGTTGtataaaaatgtaagcagttctttgtttgatggcttgtgactatccatcttcctcttgattacattccagaggttttcaatggggttcaggtctggagatggggTTGGCCATGACAGGgagttgatgtggtggtccttcatccacatcttgattgacctagctgtgtaccATGGTGCAtcgtcctgctggaaaacccagtcctcaagagttggggaacattgcctgagcaaaaggaatcaactgtttttccaggataaccttgtttgcggcttgattcatatgtcaataacctgcccaattccagcgttgctaaaggtaccttcacactgaacgatatcgctagcgatccgtgacgttgcagcgtcctggctagcgatatcgttgagtttgacaggcagcagcgatcaggatcctgctgtgccattgttggtcgctgcagaaagtccagaactttctttcgtcgctggatctcccgtagacatcgctgaatcggcgtgtgtgacgccgattcagcgatgtcttcactggtaacaagggtaaacatcgggttactaagcgcagggccgcgcttagtaacccgatgtttaccctggttaccagcgtaaaagtaaaaaaaaacaaacactacatacttaccttccgctgtctgtcccccgctgtgcttctctgcattgtgagcgccggccagccggaaagcagagcacagcggtgatgtcaccgctctgctttccggccgctgtgcttacacagtgcagagaagcccagcgccaggggacagacagcgaaaggtaagtatgtagtgtttttttttttttttttacttttacgctggtaaccagggtaaacatcgggttactaagcgcggccctgcgcttagtaacccgatgtttaccctggttaccggcatcgttggtcgttggagagctgtctgtgtgacagctctccagcgaccaaacggcgacgctgtagcgatccggatcgttgtctggatcgctgcagcatcgcttagtgtgaaggtacctttaggcatccCCAGATCAAGTCGTCTAATGGCTAGACGGAGACATGGAGAGGCGCACAAGCCagagtcttgcacccactgtgaaatttggtggaggatcggtaatgatttggggatgcttcagcaaggctggaattgggcaggttaatctttgtaaAGGATGCATGAATCATGCCGcaaacaaggttatcctggaaaaacagttaattccttctgctcaggcaatgttccccacctctgaggactgtttttctccagcaggacaatgtgccatgccacacagctaggtcaatcaatgtatgGATGaatgaccaccacatcaaatccctgtcatggccagcccaacctccagacctgaattccattgaaaacctctggaatgtaatcaagaggaagatggatattcacaagccatcaaacaaagaacagcTTACAGGTCACCCAAAAGcgttgtgaaagactggtggaaagcatggcaagacgcatgaaagctgtgattaaaaatcatggtgattccacaaaatattgatttctgaactcttcctgagttaaaacattagtattgttgtttcctaATGGTtatgaactctttttttttttcttctttttttttttgcattatttgaggtctgcaagcactgcattttattgttattttgactatttctcattttcagaaaaaaaatacaaaattcattgcttggaactttggagacatgttgtcaggagTTTATAGAATAAGAAGACAATTTACAttttacctataaagagaaaaatcagacaaactaaaaaTTTTGCAGGGGTCTCTTAAAGTTTTTCCAGATCTtactagatgtaaagaaggaaactaaatgctttaaaataataaatctcctcatatgtttcccttactaTCTCCAGTaactgtattattacacaggattttatgatgttacatcggctcatcttctcattcaggtctctacaatatcggctcctcccagtgaagatcttctacataagaacattttcctgatttacccatcaaggatggatatggcaagagacaagatggcggagaggatattacacctcaccctagagatcctcttccggcttactggagaggtgagagattctgatgacgtcacattacatcattcttatctatgggaataacagatggacagaactggagaggtgaggactcaggaaatgtctgtagtgagatttattaatgtgtctctccataaccaggattacatagtagtgaagaagacctctagtgagcgctgtcaggaccctgtgtctgagggatggggaggacccctgagcccaatcacaaggcctccacctcaccccctgatccatgaggacatcaatgaccagaagatcccagaactcatctacaagatgattgagctgctgactggagaggtgacactgctgggaatgctgggacattatacagtaacactatgaagggatcgggggatgacggtatcattgtatgtgtcaggttcctataagatgtcaggatgtcgccgtctatttctccatggaggagtgggagtatttagagggacacaaagatctgtacaaggacgtcatgatggaggttccccagcccctcacatcaccgggtaatagacaggactaaatacacacggcctataattttctgtatgtaaagaatgaattcagtccctgtatatatttcctccagatctatccagtaagaggacaacaccagagagatgtccccgtcctcttcttccacaggactataAACAAGAAGattccaatgctcctcaggatcatcaggtagatggagagaaggtgtcatgagacctCCCCTGTGATGTTTAGACGGCTGTGAagatcttgtgctcagtcttgttttatccaccagtattatatgttttatacttgtgtaatgagaacggtggagatggcaggattagagctggtcatagatgtgacttctccatctgtttgtgacttttacaatatttatttcagggtgaagatctgacccatattaatactacagagacatatgtgaggggtgatgagcggtgtaaagaggagattcccacatataactacacaggtgagtagtaaccactaaatgcactacctaggttaatacgattaatccccaatccccacagttttaagcgtgccctaaaaactcatttgttcagactggcctaccgcctcaatgcattaacctaacgatccctgtgtggcctatttataataaaaaaaataaaaaaaaaggttcctcgcatcatgttctcatacactttatgcagtattagccctctgtgtctgtactgctacatacttaggcaggtaactggttcatgcagctttacatgaacacccgagccttacactatagctggtccgaataactaaagcaattgttaccatccacctctcgtgtctccccttttccccatagtttgtaagcttgcgagcagggccctcactcctcttggtatctgttttgaactgtatttctgttatgctgtaatgtctattgtctgtacaagtcccctctataatttgtaaagcgctgcggaatatgttggcgctacataaataaaaattattattattattataatgcagagaagtcacagattcttctccgtcaccggctgtggctgctttattggTAGTATTGTCCGTCCGTATCACAATCAtgcgatcaccattttgcctctagaccacaacattctcctcctccCAAAACTGTTCTAGTGACTTTGGTCATTGAAAACCGTTTTCTATAGAGCTTGCAACCAGGAGGATCCAACTACCCCCTGAGATTAGAAGACtctgaccgttacctgcccagatctctaAACTACAAAGTCAAATTACAGagcacgtagaatgtgctgacaagttagaaaatcacttgaagaaaaatattatgacggtcctgtaagagaaagcggagggtaatgatgctgttggcttcctagatccctgatatcttattggatgaatctaccttcacccccttctgtgctgctgaatgtgctcatatggttcctacaagaccaggtccagtctttctggccgaacttcacttttatgatcaacAACAGTAAAGGTGTAGTAAGggtcaagtgtgaatttctgtacaataacagagtttccctttctcctgacttttcaatttgtattaaccccttagtgacggagccaaatttttgaaatctgaccagtgtcactttatgtggtaataactctgcagcgcttcaacaaatcccagtgattttgagatttttttttcgtggcacattatactttatgataatggtaaatttaggtcaatatgttttgtgtttatttataaaaaatatcaaaaatttgagaaaaatgttaaaaaattagcaattttcaaactttgaatgattattcctttaatccagatagtcataccacagcaaaacattaataaataccatttccctcatgtctgttttacatcagcaccatttgtaaaatgttattttattttgttagcattttaggaagattaaaaatgttgcagcaatttttcatttttttcaaggaaattttcaaaatttatttttttagggacttatccatgtttgaagtgactttaggggtctcatatattgggaaacccccaaacgtgataccattttaaaaacagcatccccagacgtattgaaaactgctgtcaggtagtttattaacccttcaggtgctttacaggaattaatgcaaagtggcatgatggcaatgaaaatgtgcatttttgccacctaaatgtcactaacttctcaacagattactacagcaatcaggcTCTAAGGCCGCTGttaggtcatgaattgccatgtcaAACATCAtgaccacacaatcaagatctgagggcaccaatttggttaaataggaagcccccacactctgttaaccatttataatgatgtagtcactattgacagcagcatctaaggggttaaacagagttggacggtgcaaacactgatcgtggctgatacagcaagttgtcagctatagtgtacagccgacagctgctggattgtcacctgtatggggaagctattctcttatatgtaaggtcagttaaaagacgtattggctgtcattaaggggttaaaactaattTCAtggaggattgtgataaactacatatatcatggcacaggtgtaatgttttatatctctaagctgtgcatggctgatggctgtaatatacatttattcaccccagcaggagatgtgttggctcgagccctggtttcatggattcactccacgtccTAAATGACATTATGTTTTCGATCCTGAgggattcagattactgcacaatctctcccgaaatgggggcgctaatactttctctactcttgTGGTCAGGGCTCACA is a window encoding:
- the LOC138663328 gene encoding gastrula zinc finger protein XlCGF66.1-like → MDMARDKMAERILHLTLEILFRLTGEDYIVVKKTSSERCQDPVSEGWGGPLSPITRPPPHPLIHEDINDQKIPELIYKMIELLTGEVPIRCQDVAVYFSMEEWEYLEGHKDLYKDVMMEVPQPLTSPDLSSKRTTPERCPRPLLPQDYKQEDSNAPQDHQGEDLTHINTTETYVRGDERCKEEIPTYNYTGE